The following proteins are co-located in the Noviherbaspirillum sp. UKPF54 genome:
- the mobA gene encoding molybdenum cofactor guanylyltransferase MobA, with the protein MSIAPSRITGLVLAGGRGSRMGGVDKGLQTFRGAPMVLHAILRLAPQVGTIVINANQNIGPYEGFGYPVWPDQLGGFEGPLAGLQTGLAGCETEYLVTVPCDSPFFPENLVATLADALVAANADIAVAVTQEDERRTHPVFSLMKASVLPSLSAFLQEGGRKIEKWYRSLRFVEVMFPDASAFRNINTVEELRRFEDS; encoded by the coding sequence ATGTCGATTGCACCTTCTCGCATTACCGGGCTGGTTCTTGCCGGCGGTCGCGGCTCCCGCATGGGCGGTGTGGACAAGGGCTTGCAGACTTTTCGCGGCGCACCGATGGTGTTGCACGCGATACTGCGCCTGGCGCCCCAAGTCGGGACGATCGTCATCAACGCGAATCAGAACATCGGCCCTTACGAAGGCTTCGGCTATCCAGTCTGGCCGGATCAATTGGGTGGCTTTGAAGGGCCGCTGGCCGGCCTGCAAACCGGACTCGCGGGGTGCGAAACGGAATACCTCGTCACGGTGCCGTGCGACTCGCCATTCTTTCCGGAAAATCTCGTGGCCACGCTCGCCGACGCGCTCGTTGCTGCGAACGCCGACATCGCCGTCGCCGTCACGCAGGAAGACGAGCGGCGCACGCATCCGGTTTTCTCGCTCATGAAAGCGAGCGTGCTGCCCAGCCTGAGCGCATTCCTGCAGGAGGGCGGCAGAAAAATCGAGAAGTGGTATCGCTCGCTGCGGTTCGTCGAAGTGATGTTTCCCGACGCGAGTGCCTTTCGCAATATCAATACCGTGGAAGAATTGCGCCGCTTCGAGGACTCCTGA
- a CDS encoding DUF3305 domain-containing protein, which yields METNPETDSLAVAVVMQRVPIANRWQPFQWKPVEVAADDLLADIGYRCLRDDASDARWLFGGFQVSLYLDEAEGYFLNIDTPAPCWFVMWRLETRDGQEIAVPKQVTLSYNEAARLMDGGEQVDALPASPAIIARMAAFVQEHYRPEPKKKRRKPSFEGGAAVAEMARAEGGCHGS from the coding sequence ATGGAGACAAATCCGGAGACAGATTCCCTTGCGGTTGCAGTGGTGATGCAGCGCGTCCCCATTGCCAATCGATGGCAGCCCTTCCAGTGGAAACCGGTCGAAGTGGCAGCGGACGATCTTCTCGCTGACATCGGGTATCGCTGCCTGCGCGACGATGCGTCGGACGCCCGCTGGCTGTTCGGCGGTTTTCAAGTCAGCCTCTACCTCGATGAAGCCGAAGGCTATTTCCTGAACATTGATACGCCGGCTCCCTGCTGGTTCGTCATGTGGCGCCTGGAGACACGCGACGGCCAGGAGATCGCGGTGCCCAAGCAAGTCACGCTGTCCTACAACGAAGCCGCGCGCCTGATGGATGGCGGAGAGCAGGTGGATGCCCTGCCGGCTTCCCCTGCGATCATCGCGCGCATGGCGGCATTCGTGCAGGAGCATTATCGTCCGGAACCGAAGAAGAAACGGCGCAAGCCTTCCTTCGAGGGCGGCGCGGCAGTGGCGGAAATGGCGCGCGCGGAAGGAGGCTGCCATGGAAGCTGA
- a CDS encoding DUF3306 domain-containing protein: protein MEAESFFARWSQRNAEAAANRHATEGTGDAAAVQAQEPARPPPSLDEVARLTPDSDFTPFVARGVDEQIRRSAMKKLFADPRFNVMDGLDVYIEDYHAFTPIPAAILATLNHAQALLDPLAQRENHLAEPQDSTAQGEDHDNAMVADDLLTRDATLDVPPPAKEQNSHDDPLQDM, encoded by the coding sequence ATGGAAGCTGAAAGCTTTTTCGCCCGCTGGTCGCAACGGAACGCGGAAGCTGCCGCGAACCGACATGCCACGGAAGGAACCGGCGACGCAGCGGCAGTGCAGGCGCAGGAGCCGGCGCGCCCGCCGCCTTCGCTCGACGAGGTCGCGCGCCTGACGCCCGATTCGGACTTCACGCCATTCGTGGCGCGCGGCGTTGACGAGCAGATCCGCCGTTCGGCAATGAAAAAACTGTTTGCCGATCCGCGATTCAATGTGATGGATGGCCTGGACGTCTATATCGAGGACTACCACGCGTTCACGCCGATTCCTGCCGCAATCCTTGCCACGCTCAACCACGCGCAAGCGTTGCTGGACCCGCTGGCGCAACGCGAAAACCACTTGGCGGAGCCGCAGGACAGCACCGCTCAAGGCGAGGATCACGACAATGCGATGGTGGCCGACGACTTGTTAACACGCGATGCAACACTCGACGTCCCGCCTCCCGCGAAGGAACAGAACAGCCATGACGACCCGCTTCAAGATATGTAA
- a CDS encoding 4Fe-4S binding protein, producing the protein MTTRFKICNCNRTMPLDASAGNALGAALGTPALPVVSQLCRREVSAYLDELQGNDQVVVGCTQERALFSELAEQREATAPIRFVNIRETGGWGAQAKQALPKMAALLAAAALPEPEPVPSVGYISNGNVLLIGPSSRVMPWAKRLSAQLDVSVLLTSGFGGDAMLERRYPTFSGERIRIEGWLGAFRVRWRQSNPIDLESCTRCNACIEACPESAIDLSYQIELSACTSHRDCVKACSAIGAIDFDRVDADREKEFDLIFDLSERPLITLHQPPQGYFAPGEDAVRQAEHALQLTQLVGEFSKPKFFTYKEKLCAHSRNKKTGCNACIDICSAGAISHDGDHIKVNAQLCAGCGACTTVCPSGALTYAYPRASDLGQRLRTLLGTYLKAGGKQPALLLHSQERGAELIDALGRLAGTGTALGLPARVIPVEMHHVAAVGIDVWLTAIAYGASNILVLTTDEEAPQYIDALEQQIGIAQTILAALGYEGRHIELLRAASALDLDSELQRPRPASVPAKPALYHVAADKRATLDFAFEHLLRHAPVPVTDIPLPAGAPYGAVAVDTSACTLCMSCVGACPESALIDNPNLPQLRFIEKNCVQCGLCEKTCPESAISLTPRLLLDERARQRVVLNEAQPFHCIRCGTPFGTLQMMENMLAKLATHGAFAGNLERIKMCADCRVVDMMQNKQEMSILELKR; encoded by the coding sequence ATGACGACCCGCTTCAAGATATGTAACTGCAATCGCACCATGCCGCTCGATGCGTCGGCCGGCAACGCGCTGGGCGCCGCGCTCGGCACGCCGGCGCTGCCGGTCGTCTCGCAATTGTGCCGTCGCGAAGTGAGCGCCTATCTCGATGAGCTGCAGGGCAACGATCAGGTCGTCGTGGGCTGCACCCAGGAACGCGCCCTGTTTTCCGAGCTGGCCGAACAACGCGAGGCAACGGCGCCGATTCGCTTCGTGAACATCCGGGAAACGGGCGGCTGGGGCGCGCAGGCGAAACAGGCGTTGCCGAAGATGGCCGCCCTGCTGGCCGCCGCCGCCTTGCCTGAACCGGAGCCGGTGCCGTCGGTCGGCTACATATCCAATGGAAACGTCCTGCTGATCGGTCCGTCGTCACGAGTGATGCCGTGGGCAAAACGGCTGTCCGCGCAACTCGACGTCAGCGTCCTGTTGACCTCGGGCTTCGGCGGCGATGCCATGCTGGAGCGGCGCTATCCCACTTTCTCGGGAGAGCGCATACGGATTGAAGGATGGCTGGGCGCGTTCAGGGTACGCTGGCGGCAGTCCAATCCGATCGATCTCGAATCATGCACGCGCTGCAACGCCTGCATCGAGGCGTGCCCGGAAAGCGCGATCGATCTCAGTTACCAGATCGAGCTGTCCGCCTGCACCTCGCATCGGGACTGCGTCAAGGCATGCAGCGCGATCGGCGCAATCGACTTCGACCGCGTCGACGCCGACCGGGAGAAGGAATTCGACCTGATCTTCGACCTGTCAGAGCGGCCGCTGATCACGCTCCACCAGCCGCCCCAGGGCTATTTCGCCCCCGGCGAGGATGCGGTCAGGCAGGCCGAGCACGCCCTGCAACTGACGCAACTGGTCGGCGAATTCAGCAAGCCCAAATTCTTTACCTACAAGGAAAAGCTGTGCGCGCACAGCCGCAACAAAAAGACCGGGTGCAACGCCTGCATCGATATTTGCTCGGCCGGCGCGATCAGCCACGACGGCGACCATATCAAGGTCAATGCGCAGCTCTGCGCGGGCTGCGGCGCGTGCACGACGGTCTGCCCTTCGGGCGCGCTGACGTATGCCTATCCGCGCGCATCCGACCTCGGCCAGCGCCTGCGGACGCTGCTCGGCACCTACCTGAAAGCCGGAGGAAAGCAGCCAGCCTTGTTGCTCCACAGCCAGGAACGCGGCGCGGAACTGATCGATGCGCTGGGGCGGCTTGCGGGCACGGGCACGGCGCTGGGCTTGCCCGCGCGCGTCATTCCTGTCGAGATGCACCATGTCGCGGCGGTTGGCATCGATGTCTGGCTCACTGCCATCGCCTACGGCGCCTCCAACATCCTTGTGCTGACGACGGACGAGGAAGCGCCGCAGTACATCGATGCCCTGGAACAGCAAATCGGCATCGCGCAAACCATTCTTGCCGCGCTCGGCTATGAAGGGCGCCATATAGAGCTGTTGCGCGCCGCAAGCGCGCTCGATCTGGACAGCGAATTGCAGCGGCCAAGGCCCGCGTCCGTTCCGGCCAAGCCGGCGCTCTACCACGTCGCCGCGGACAAACGCGCCACCCTCGACTTCGCCTTCGAGCATTTGCTGCGTCATGCGCCCGTTCCTGTCACGGACATCCCCTTGCCGGCCGGTGCGCCGTATGGCGCCGTTGCCGTCGACACTTCGGCCTGTACGCTATGCATGTCCTGCGTCGGCGCGTGCCCGGAATCGGCGCTGATCGATAACCCGAACCTGCCTCAACTGCGGTTTATCGAGAAGAACTGCGTGCAGTGCGGCCTGTGTGAAAAGACCTGTCCCGAAAGCGCGATTTCGCTCACCCCGCGCCTGCTGCTCGACGAGCGTGCGCGGCAGCGCGTCGTGCTGAATGAAGCGCAGCCTTTCCATTGCATCCGCTGCGGCACACCATTCGGCACGCTGCAGATGATGGAAAACATGCTCGCCAAGCTCGCCACCCATGGCGCCTTCGCCGGCAACCTGGAGCGCATCAAGATGTGCGCGGACTGCCGCGTGGTGGACATGATGCAGAACAAGCAGGAAATGAGCATCCTCGAATTGAAACGGTAA
- a CDS encoding molecular chaperone, whose amino-acid sequence MTSVSTQALRFEAPDYGEEIARAELYALLARLFYGPPAQDLLDAIAQAPSSGDGVLQRTWNDLAATCGEAQAEKVRDEYESLFIGVGKPEIMLYASFYLSGFLMEKPLAALRSDLDALRLQRSDSMPESEDHIAAVCDVMRYLILSEDAEQSSLDTQKRFFGTHLQPWAGEMCDVIMQHPQAVFYSEVARLAKHFFEVETQAFDMA is encoded by the coding sequence ATGACATCTGTTTCCACCCAAGCCCTCAGGTTCGAAGCGCCCGACTATGGCGAGGAAATTGCGCGCGCCGAGCTGTACGCCCTGCTGGCCCGCCTGTTCTATGGGCCGCCAGCGCAGGATCTGCTCGACGCCATCGCGCAGGCGCCCTCGTCCGGCGACGGCGTGCTGCAACGGACATGGAACGATCTCGCCGCCACCTGCGGGGAAGCACAGGCAGAGAAGGTCCGGGACGAGTACGAGTCGCTGTTCATCGGCGTCGGCAAACCGGAAATCATGCTGTACGCCTCGTTCTATCTATCCGGTTTTTTGATGGAGAAGCCGCTTGCCGCTTTGCGCAGCGACCTCGACGCGTTGCGATTGCAGCGCAGCGACAGCATGCCGGAAAGCGAAGACCACATTGCCGCCGTGTGCGACGTCATGCGCTACCTGATCCTGTCCGAGGATGCCGAACAGAGCAGCCTCGATACGCAGAAGCGCTTCTTCGGCACGCACCTCCAACCGTGGGCAGGCGAGATGTGCGACGTCATCATGCAGCATCCGCAGGCCGTTTTTTATTCTGAAGTTGCGCGTCTGGCAAAACATTTTTTCGAAGTCGAAACGCAAGCTTTCGACATGGCATAA
- a CDS encoding formate dehydrogenase subunit alpha, whose product MLLTRKGQSGQRSPARFSSSLADSLSRTLPTMDRRSFLKRSGIGIGAGIAVSQLNLIQQAGAADDKPADGKKLEVRRTVCTHCSVGCAVDAVVENGVWVRQEPVFDSPINLGAHCAKGAALREHGHGEYRLKYPMKLVNGKYQRISWDQALNEISARMLDIRKTSGPDAMFFIGSSKHNNEQSALLRKFVSFFGTNNTDHQARICHSTTVAGVANTWGYGAMTNSYNDMQNAKAIMYIGSNAAEAHPVSMLHMLHAKETGTKIIVVDPRYTRTAAKSDHYIRIRSGSDIPFLYGMMYHIFQNGWEDKKYINDRVYGMDKVREEVMKWTPDKVEDACGVPEAEVKKAAETMARNRPSSVVWCMGQTQHTIGNAMVRASCILQLALGNVGVSGGGTNIFRGHDNVQGATDVGPNPDSLPGYYGLSTGAWKHWAAVWGVDYEWIKKQYPSQALMEKSGTTVSRWIDAVLEKNELIDQGPNVRGLVFWGHAPNSQTRGLEMKKAMDKLDLLVVIDPYPSATAAMAAMKVDGQQLNPNRAVYLLPAATQFETAGSVTASNRSLQWRERVIEPLFESRTDQMIMYQLADKLGFGKELVAKLKLVPGKGGMMEPEPESMLREINRGTWTIGYTGQSPERLKAHMRNMHLFDVKTLRCKGGKDPATGYDLTGDYFGLPWPCYGTPELKHPGSANLYDTTKHVMDGGGCFRANFGVERDGVNLLAEDGVHSVGSDITTGYPEFDHVLLKKLGWWDDLTDEEKKAAEGKNWKTDLSGGIQRVCLKVHGVHPFGNAKARALVWNFPDPVPLHREPLYSTRPDLVAKYPTHDDKMAFWRLPTLYKSVQQKNVQEKLHEKFPIILTSGRLVEYEGGGEETRSNPWLAELQQDAFVEINPKAAADRGIRNGEYVVLSTPTGARLKVKALVTPRVGPDTAFMPFHFSGWWQGRDLLEYYPEGAAPVVRGEAVNTATTYGYDSVTMMQETKTTICNIERYTA is encoded by the coding sequence ATGTTGTTGACTCGCAAAGGGCAGTCAGGGCAGCGCTCGCCCGCTCGCTTCAGCTCCAGCCTCGCCGACAGCCTCTCGCGGACGCTGCCTACCATGGACAGGCGCAGCTTCCTGAAGCGCTCGGGCATCGGCATCGGCGCCGGTATCGCCGTATCGCAGCTTAATCTCATCCAGCAGGCCGGCGCGGCCGACGACAAGCCGGCGGACGGCAAGAAACTCGAAGTCCGGCGCACCGTATGCACGCATTGCTCGGTGGGCTGCGCGGTCGACGCCGTGGTCGAAAACGGCGTCTGGGTCCGGCAGGAGCCGGTCTTCGATTCCCCGATTAATCTCGGCGCGCACTGCGCCAAGGGTGCGGCCCTGCGCGAGCACGGGCATGGCGAGTACCGGCTCAAGTACCCGATGAAGCTGGTCAACGGGAAATACCAGCGCATCAGCTGGGATCAGGCCTTGAACGAAATCTCTGCCCGCATGCTCGACATCCGCAAGACGAGCGGCCCGGACGCCATGTTCTTCATCGGTTCCTCCAAGCACAACAATGAACAGTCGGCGCTGCTGCGCAAGTTCGTTTCCTTCTTCGGGACCAACAATACCGACCACCAGGCGCGCATTTGCCATTCCACCACCGTGGCTGGCGTCGCGAATACCTGGGGCTATGGCGCGATGACGAACAGCTACAACGATATGCAGAACGCCAAGGCGATCATGTATATCGGTTCCAACGCCGCCGAAGCGCATCCCGTTTCCATGCTGCACATGCTGCATGCCAAGGAAACCGGCACCAAGATCATCGTCGTCGATCCCCGCTATACGCGGACCGCAGCCAAGTCCGACCACTACATCCGCATCCGCTCCGGCTCGGACATTCCTTTCCTGTACGGGATGATGTACCACATCTTCCAGAACGGATGGGAAGACAAGAAGTACATCAACGACCGCGTGTACGGCATGGACAAGGTCCGCGAAGAAGTCATGAAGTGGACGCCGGACAAGGTCGAGGATGCGTGCGGCGTGCCGGAAGCGGAAGTGAAGAAGGCGGCGGAAACGATGGCCAGGAACCGCCCGTCGTCGGTCGTCTGGTGCATGGGCCAGACGCAACACACGATCGGCAACGCGATGGTGCGCGCCTCCTGCATCCTGCAACTGGCGCTCGGCAACGTCGGCGTTTCCGGCGGCGGAACCAATATCTTCCGCGGGCACGACAACGTCCAGGGCGCGACCGACGTGGGGCCGAACCCCGACTCCCTGCCGGGCTACTACGGCCTGTCCACCGGCGCATGGAAGCACTGGGCGGCAGTCTGGGGCGTGGACTATGAATGGATCAAGAAACAGTACCCGTCGCAGGCGCTGATGGAAAAATCCGGCACCACCGTGTCGCGCTGGATCGACGCCGTGCTGGAAAAGAACGAATTGATCGACCAGGGCCCGAACGTCAGGGGACTGGTGTTCTGGGGTCACGCGCCCAACTCGCAGACGCGCGGGCTGGAGATGAAGAAGGCGATGGACAAGCTCGATCTGCTCGTCGTCATCGACCCGTATCCATCGGCGACGGCGGCCATGGCCGCGATGAAGGTGGATGGGCAACAGCTCAATCCGAATCGCGCCGTCTATCTGCTGCCGGCGGCGACGCAGTTCGAGACCGCCGGTTCGGTGACCGCGTCCAACCGTTCGCTGCAATGGCGGGAACGCGTGATCGAGCCGCTGTTCGAGTCGCGCACCGACCAGATGATCATGTACCAGCTGGCCGACAAGCTCGGCTTCGGCAAGGAGCTGGTGGCCAAGCTGAAACTGGTTCCCGGCAAGGGGGGCATGATGGAACCGGAGCCGGAGTCCATGCTGCGCGAAATCAACCGCGGAACATGGACCATCGGGTATACCGGCCAGTCGCCGGAGCGGCTGAAGGCGCACATGCGCAACATGCACCTGTTCGACGTGAAGACGCTCAGGTGCAAGGGCGGCAAGGACCCGGCGACCGGCTACGACCTGACGGGCGACTACTTCGGCCTGCCCTGGCCTTGCTACGGCACGCCGGAACTCAAGCACCCGGGCTCGGCCAACCTGTATGACACCACGAAGCATGTGATGGATGGCGGCGGCTGCTTCCGGGCCAACTTCGGCGTCGAGCGCGACGGCGTCAATCTGCTCGCGGAGGACGGGGTGCACTCGGTCGGCTCGGACATCACCACCGGCTACCCGGAGTTCGACCATGTCCTGCTGAAAAAGCTCGGCTGGTGGGACGACTTGACGGATGAAGAGAAAAAGGCGGCCGAAGGAAAGAACTGGAAAACCGACCTGTCCGGCGGCATCCAGCGCGTCTGCCTGAAGGTGCACGGGGTGCATCCGTTCGGCAACGCCAAGGCGCGCGCGCTGGTCTGGAACTTCCCCGACCCGGTGCCGCTGCACCGCGAGCCGCTCTACAGCACCCGGCCGGACCTGGTCGCCAAGTATCCGACGCATGACGACAAGATGGCGTTCTGGCGCCTGCCCACCCTGTACAAGTCGGTGCAGCAGAAGAACGTGCAAGAAAAATTGCACGAGAAATTCCCGATCATCCTGACCTCGGGCCGGCTCGTGGAATACGAAGGCGGCGGCGAGGAGACGCGTTCCAATCCCTGGCTGGCCGAATTGCAGCAGGACGCCTTCGTGGAGATCAATCCCAAGGCGGCGGCGGATCGCGGCATCCGCAACGGGGAGTACGTGGTGCTGTCCACGCCGACCGGCGCGCGCCTGAAGGTCAAGGCGCTGGTGACACCGCGCGTCGGCCCCGATACCGCGTTCATGCCCTTCCACTTCTCGGGATGGTGGCAAGGCAGGGACCTGCTTGAGTATTACCCCGAGGGCGCGGCGCCGGTGGTGCGCGGCGAGGCGGTCAATACCGCGACGACCTACGGGTATGACTCGGTGACCATGATGCAGGAAACCAAGACCACCATCTGCAACATCGAACGCTACACCGCGTGA
- the fdh3B gene encoding formate dehydrogenase FDH3 subunit beta has protein sequence MARMKFICDSERCIECNSCATACKNENEVPWGVNRRRVVTINDGVVGQEKTISVACMHCSDAPCMAVCPVDCFYRTDEGVVLHNKDACIGCGYCAYACPFGAPQFPSKGTFGLRGKMDKCTFCAGGPEENGSQAEFEKYGRNRLAEGKLPACAEMCSTKALLGGDGDVVADIFRNRVIHRGKGSEVWGWGTAYGKTPSQDASQTGKKS, from the coding sequence ATGGCAAGGATGAAATTCATTTGCGACTCGGAGCGCTGCATCGAATGCAACAGCTGCGCGACCGCGTGCAAGAACGAGAACGAGGTTCCATGGGGCGTCAACCGACGCCGCGTGGTCACGATCAACGATGGCGTGGTCGGGCAGGAAAAGACGATTTCGGTGGCCTGCATGCATTGCTCCGACGCACCCTGCATGGCGGTCTGCCCGGTGGACTGCTTCTACCGCACCGACGAGGGCGTGGTGCTGCATAACAAGGACGCGTGCATCGGTTGCGGTTATTGCGCGTACGCCTGTCCCTTCGGCGCACCGCAGTTTCCGTCGAAGGGTACCTTCGGCCTGCGCGGGAAGATGGATAAATGCACGTTCTGCGCCGGCGGGCCGGAAGAAAACGGATCGCAGGCCGAGTTTGAAAAGTATGGCCGCAACCGGCTGGCGGAAGGAAAGCTGCCGGCCTGCGCCGAAATGTGCTCGACCAAGGCGCTGCTCGGCGGCGATGGCGACGTGGTGGCAGACATCTTTCGCAACCGAGTCATTCATCGCGGCAAGGGCAGCGAAGTCTGGGGATGGGGCACCGCCTATGGCAAAACTCCCAGCCAGGACGCGTCGCAAACCGGGAAAAAATCATGA
- a CDS encoding formate dehydrogenase subunit gamma, translating to MIKWISSLALSMTLAMGMAWAQEAKPAAPAPNPAPQAPPAAGVPNVESVDILKQNQAERSRAQPGNNAPVWRAVKQGERHYSSLPGLESGVLIQPKARFLGQDKALTAGEAWRQYRNGPLTAIGAGIILAALLVVTILYFVFGKIRNKEPPTGRRIERFTPMERTAHWTVAISFVTLAVSGLIMLFGRYLLLPLTGHTLFGWLTYALKTVHNFVGPVFAVSTVVVFVLFVRDNFPIREDVRWLRHFGGLFSGTEPSAGRFNAGEKIWFWGGLTLLGLIISASGFVLDMLVPGIAYTRGNMQIAHIVHLLGTTLMAAGAVGHIYLGTLGMEGAYDAMRHGYVDDTWAKEHHDLWYEQVQSGEIPRVRTQPRPGDAPAPINA from the coding sequence ATGATCAAATGGATTTCCAGCCTTGCCTTGTCCATGACGCTGGCCATGGGCATGGCGTGGGCACAGGAGGCGAAGCCGGCGGCGCCCGCGCCGAATCCAGCTCCGCAGGCGCCGCCGGCCGCCGGTGTGCCCAACGTGGAGTCCGTCGACATCCTCAAGCAAAACCAGGCAGAGCGCTCGCGCGCCCAGCCCGGCAACAACGCGCCGGTATGGCGGGCCGTCAAGCAAGGCGAGCGCCACTATTCCAGCCTGCCCGGACTGGAGTCCGGCGTGCTGATCCAGCCCAAGGCACGATTCCTCGGTCAGGACAAGGCATTGACCGCGGGCGAGGCGTGGCGCCAGTACCGCAACGGGCCGCTCACCGCCATCGGCGCCGGCATCATCCTGGCGGCGCTGCTGGTAGTGACCATCCTGTACTTCGTCTTCGGCAAGATCCGCAACAAGGAGCCGCCCACCGGCAGGCGGATCGAACGGTTTACGCCGATGGAGCGCACGGCGCATTGGACGGTCGCGATCAGCTTTGTGACCCTTGCCGTGTCCGGGCTGATCATGCTCTTCGGGCGCTACCTGCTGCTGCCCCTGACCGGGCACACTCTGTTCGGCTGGCTGACCTACGCCTTGAAGACCGTGCATAACTTCGTCGGCCCCGTATTTGCGGTGTCGACCGTCGTCGTCTTCGTCCTGTTCGTGCGCGACAATTTCCCGATAAGGGAAGACGTGCGCTGGCTGCGGCATTTTGGCGGCTTGTTCAGCGGCACGGAGCCGAGCGCCGGGCGCTTCAACGCCGGCGAAAAAATCTGGTTCTGGGGCGGCCTGACGCTGCTCGGGCTCATCATCAGCGCCTCCGGCTTCGTGCTCGACATGCTGGTTCCCGGCATTGCCTACACGCGCGGCAACATGCAGATCGCCCACATCGTCCACCTGCTGGGGACCACGCTGATGGCGGCCGGAGCGGTCGGCCACATCTATCTCGGCACGCTCGGCATGGAAGGCGCTTACGACGCCATGCGCCACGGATATGTCGACGACACCTGGGCCAAGGAACACCACGACCTGTGGTACGAGCAGGTGCAAAGCGGCGAAATCCCGCGTGTGCGCACGCAGCCGCGTCCCGGCGATGCGCCTGCGCCGATCAACGCCTGA
- a CDS encoding formate dehydrogenase accessory sulfurtransferase FdhD, whose protein sequence is MPRRPTMTNAHAPLTREVEAMDERGRLSTISIPAERALTVYVDKRELVTLMTLGSAPEALTLGYLRNQRLVKSLEDVESITVDWEVEAVAVKTAGGIADIEERTAKKVVTTGCGQGSVFGGLMDDIDRITLAPDARLRQSVLYRIVDTVRAYQSIYKQAGSVHGCALFTGDGELLYFIEDVGRHNAVDTIAGRMWLDGLSGEDKVFYTTGRLTSEMVIKGAQMGMPFLLSRSGTTQMGHMVADRLGMTLLARCTGKHFLALTGKNRLIMEPHLADVLRVA, encoded by the coding sequence ATGCCCCGCCGTCCGACCATGACCAACGCCCATGCTCCCCTTACCCGCGAGGTGGAGGCGATGGATGAGCGAGGGCGGCTGTCCACGATCTCGATTCCCGCCGAGCGCGCGCTGACGGTCTACGTCGACAAGCGGGAACTGGTCACGCTGATGACGCTGGGCAGCGCGCCGGAAGCGCTGACTCTCGGCTACCTGCGTAACCAGCGCCTGGTCAAGTCGCTGGAGGACGTCGAATCGATTACGGTCGATTGGGAGGTGGAAGCGGTTGCGGTCAAGACCGCCGGCGGCATTGCAGACATCGAGGAAAGAACGGCGAAGAAAGTCGTGACCACGGGCTGCGGCCAGGGATCGGTGTTTGGCGGGCTGATGGATGACATCGACCGCATCACGCTGGCGCCCGACGCCCGCCTGCGCCAATCGGTGCTGTACCGGATCGTCGATACGGTGCGCGCGTATCAGTCGATCTACAAGCAGGCCGGCTCGGTGCATGGCTGTGCCTTGTTCACCGGCGACGGCGAATTGCTGTATTTCATCGAGGATGTGGGGCGCCACAACGCCGTGGATACCATCGCCGGCCGCATGTGGCTCGATGGATTGAGCGGCGAGGACAAGGTCTTTTACACTACCGGCCGGTTGACTTCCGAGATGGTGATCAAGGGCGCGCAGATGGGCATGCCTTTCCTGCTGTCGCGCTCGGGCACCACGCAGATGGGGCACATGGTAGCCGACAGGCTGGGCATGACCCTGCTTGCACGCTGCACCGGAAAGCACTTCCTGGCGCTGACCGGGAAGAATCGGCTCATCATGGAACCCCATCTGGCCGACGTGCTGCGCGTCGCGTAG
- a CDS encoding ABC transporter permease, whose translation MPMLDAIRAAFALLLSGDAELWQIIWVSLKTTLVALVLSTPLAVVAGHAIATSSFRGRRVVIWLVQASLSLPTVLIGLLLYLVLSRQGPLGGLHWLFSQSGIVAGQVLIALPVLVAFSLAAIQSADPRIAETAVTLGASRWGAMRTVLHEARFGVMAAIISGFGRVISEVGCAIMVGGNIAGETRTMTTAIALQTSKGEFAQGIALGIVLIAIALLINAGLMFAQGDPQMAKGTA comes from the coding sequence ATGCCTATGCTTGACGCCATCCGGGCCGCCTTTGCCCTCCTGCTGTCCGGAGATGCCGAGCTCTGGCAAATCATCTGGGTGTCGCTGAAAACCACGCTGGTCGCGCTCGTCTTGTCGACGCCGCTCGCCGTGGTCGCCGGCCATGCGATCGCCACCAGCTCCTTTCGCGGCCGGCGCGTCGTCATCTGGCTGGTGCAAGCCTCGCTCTCGCTGCCCACCGTGCTGATCGGCCTGCTGCTGTACCTGGTGCTGTCGCGCCAGGGTCCGCTGGGCGGCCTGCATTGGCTCTTTTCCCAGAGCGGCATCGTCGCCGGGCAGGTCCTGATCGCCTTGCCGGTGCTGGTCGCCTTCTCGCTCGCCGCCATCCAGTCCGCCGACCCGCGCATCGCGGAAACCGCCGTCACGCTTGGCGCCTCGCGCTGGGGCGCGATGCGCACCGTCCTGCATGAAGCCCGCTTCGGCGTGATGGCCGCCATTATCAGCGGCTTCGGCCGCGTCATTTCCGAAGTGGGATGCGCGATCATGGTGGGCGGCAATATCGCGGGGGAGACGCGCACCATGACCACTGCCATCGCGCTGCAGACCAGCAAGGGCGAGTTCGCGCAGGGGATTGCTTTGGGCATCGTGCTGATCGCCATCGCGCTGCTGATCAATGCGGGGCTAATGTTCGCGCAAGGCGATCCCCAAATGGCGAAGGGAACGGCATGA